CATCACGCAGTTGGAGGCCCAGAATCCGACCCCGGCTCCGACCGAGGCCTTGCCTCTCCTTAACGGAAAGTGGATTCTTGCGTAAGTTTGCTTTTTCATTACTGcgattttttttccttcttcaagTAAACAGTTTAGTTTGAATTGGGTTTTGGTTAAGTACGTTGATTAGTTGAACCTGAGAAAATATTTACTGGTTAGTATGATTTTTGTGGTCAGTTTGCAAAGTCTAGCTCCTATAATGTTTATCTTAATAGGAATTTCAATATACTTAAAGTATGATAACTTTCTTGGCTgtggattttaacaattctattTCAATCTGTCCTACAACATGACCGTGACAAagacattgtttttatttttattttttggggCAACGAGTTCTGTTTTGTCATTCTTTGTAGCCGTCAAGATAAAGTATGGGGTCAGATATTTGTTTCCAACTTTTTTCTGTTTGTGCAGATATACATCTTTCCCGGGCGTGTTAACATTGTTGTCAAGGGGAACGCTGCCATTAGTAAAGGTAGAGGAGATATCACAAACAATTGATTCAGAGAATTTGACCGTTCAGAACTCTGTCCAGTTTGCTGGTCCCTTGACTACAACCTCCATTACTACCAATGCCAAATTTGAAGTCCGAAGTCCCAAGCGCGTACAGGTTTGTTTCATTTTCTAGCTGGCCCTTGTTATTTCTGATTAATTATAATCCTTATAGCTACAAGACCAGTAGCTAAGCAATTTCCATAACACTGTTCTGCGTTCAACATATAATGTTGAATTTGTAAATTACAGCTTACTTGAAAAGAGAGAAACTTTAATTCTTCTGAATTATAATGTTTCAAGAGGTTTTGAGTCGGTTCTAAAAGAATTTCATTGTTTTTCTCTCTTCAGATTAAGTTCGAAGAAGGCATCATTGGAACTCCCCAACTAACAGACTCAATAGTGGTACCTGAGAATGTGGAGTTTCTGGGtcaaaaaattgatcttacacctTTCAAGGGCTTGATCACCTCTGTTCAAGACACAGCTTCTTCTGTTGTGAAGACCTTCTCCAACCAACCACCACTGAAGATCCCGATCTCAAACAACAATGCTCAATCATGGTTGTTAACCACATACCTTGACGGTGAACTTCGAATTTCAAGGGGAGACGCGGGCAGTGTATTTGTGCTAATAAAGGAAGGAAGCTCCCTGTTGACCACCTGAGTCATCTCACACACCCTTTTCTTCTCATGTACTAATCTATAGAAAGTGATAATGAATTAAAGAACTTGGTTGTAACTCTGGCCTTgttataattaaattataaagtATAGTTGTAATCCAAGGCATTTCAAATGTTTTAGGTACATATGTCATAACTTAATTCCGCTACCACTAGACCGCATGTAAGTTTCCGTCTAGCGGTTCAGAATATGGTTGTAGAATTAGTGGTGTACGGTCGGCggtttgtgaattttttttatttgaccgTTTATAGAAAAATGCAATTCATAGCTGCTCAAATGTGCATTTTGGATCTTGTTTTTGGCAAATTTATGAAGATTTAAGGGTGCGTTAGTCTGTTTTATAGTAATTATCAACttatgatatttaaaaaaataaaaaattataaattataaactcgtgaatcaatatattaataatttcaaCTATTTGAGTTTTGTTGTGAAAAGTTTCACTAATATTAAACCATTAATATTAAACCATCAATACAAGTAACACTATTCTTTTTTTTCATCTATTTTTCCTAAATAAGTTTTTATATACAATTCCTAAATTACACTATTAATTTCACAGCAAGGAAACATTTCATTAAAAAATGTTAAATCTTTGGACTaccataaatatatatgtatgtataaatatAAAGAATATAATGATTCACGTCCCAAAATTCAATACATCTATTAAACATATTAGAAGGATcacaaattttataatttttagagTTTATATCTTTTTAAACTCTGTATTTTGTCACATTACTTGTTTGGatcttgtattttgataaattactttttagactctatcttttgtaaaatagttcaaattgAACCCTAAATCTGATTTCggtcaaagttttctcaactgaaatcacaaataatttaccagaCTAACAATTCTAAACAATAATAAAagcattctgcttaaaaactgtgttgttatattaaattttttcttCACCAGGTTGAACTCTCCTTATATTATTGCATCATTTACCTAATTTATCTTGTGATGGGTTGGGTTGAATCCAATTCAATTTCGGGCGGAATTTTTAATGGACGGGTTCAAAGTGAGTGAATTTTAatagggaaatttgataaatcatgcttacattagcttaatatttaaaatttgaaccaaagttaactacCATATGAAACAAAtactcatctttcatttaataccaaaaatacccccatacctttcctctctattctccatCTTTCTCTCTACCTTTCATTtaatagcttaataattaaaatttgaacaaaAGTTAACCACTATTTAgaatgctgtttagatgttggatttgtagtttgttggtatttttttgtagttttttgggtgaaaatcgtgttctgtgaaaatctgcgttttttttgggttccttgagtttttttcgaaatgcccgatagtgtccgatagaggcccgattcgggcacgatagttgttgagtttcaaggttagggatgaaggtccgatggAAACCCGATGGTTGCTCGATAGTTTTGGTTACCCGATAGTTGCcctatcgtgctaatgtcgtaccatcatcgtacatttATGGCAAAAACTACAGTATTGCACACTATCGTACCCACTATCGTCccactgtcgtaccatcatcgtaccattGACAAAGTAAGTTAACATTTTGAAACTAActattatcgtactaccatcgtacctatatcgtcccactacaaattctaaaattacgatgttatagtaactacttaacaaattCTATCGTACACCTATCGTGCTAatatcgtaccatcatcgtacccaTTATGGAAATAACTACAGTATTGCACACTATCGTACCCACTATCGTAATACTGTCGTACCACCATCCCTAACCTTgactatcgggcaaccatcgggttgtCATCGGACCTttatccctaaccttgaaactcaataactatcgtgcccgaatcgggcctctatcggacactatcgggcatttcgAAAAAAACTCAAGGAACAAAAAAAAACGCAGGTTTTTACAGAACACGATTTTCActaaaaaaacagcaaaaaataccaacaaactacagatccaacatctaaacaacATTCTaaatggtggttaactttggttcaaattttaattattaagctattaaatgaaaggtagagaggaagagggagaatagagaggaaatgtatgagggtatttttggtattaaatgaaagatgagcatttgtatcatatggtggttaactttggttcaaattttaaatattaaagtaatgtaagcatgatttatcaaatttcccttttaatagGTTAAGCGGGTGGTGTGGATTAGTAGGTTTTTTATGCACCCCTAAATAGAATAAGCATCCCTGCTCGAAAATCTCTCTGTGGTTGTCCTGTCCCACGATGGCTGGGGCTCCTCACCTATTATATTTATGCAATACTAATTTTAAAACGAGTTAACGATTTTGTGTGGAGCTTTAGAAGAAAAGTAGAGTGCAACATTGACAAAAGTACATCATATGATAAATGACAGCATAGATCTCTCACTCTTGCCTGGCTCTACATTGTTActgttgaaaaagaaaaaaaaaaaagaaaaaagaagaggaTACCACATTCTGCTCTCTTTTTTTTAAACTGGAACGTAGTGCCATCTGTCAACTTCAGAGACcctttttacttttacttttacttaATCAAGCAAAGTGGATACCCTCccgtatatatttatttaatatataggAACAACCAATTCCTAAGACCCACCTTAAATTTAGATTTTggaaacaaattatttttttttttattagttagtaatcattttatttttattttttttaatctttttgtAATGGATTTTTAAAGAGGTTTCTATTTTTGTAAGAAACGGACAAATGAAATAGTGACACATGTAAGTTATGTCATCACGTTACAGTGGCACTAATGAGTTGAGGAGAAAAATACGAACGAAAATCGCCTGACCCATTTTCCTTTCTCATCCCTGTCTCTCCAACAAATAGctgcaactttttttttttttgcataggCGTCTACTTTTTTTAcacacaaccataaaaagtaatatataaagtgttatttcaattggaaaaattataaaaatcaaTATATTGATATATATCTTATATTACACATTAAGTATTAAGTAAGATCTAGATCATGGCTCAAATACATCATGAGCAAGTTTTTAAACtgaaaaaatgaaaattttcattaaaatcttacatatcaattttttaaaatgataaataaGTTTTTAAAGTATTTGTTAAGAGTCCTGAAATTATGTATTCACTAGATGATTGGAAATTTTGTACTCACAAATTGTTATAATTAATggtatgttttttattttattttatagtaTTTCAATCTCAACTGTttgaagttaatttttttttattgaaatgctcaaaatatatattttttttatataatttgaaTAGCATAACAAATCCACTTAGAAAAGTTTTCAACGTTAATTATTTATACaagtgaaaaaaaattaataatgtttatttttttgACAAAAGACTAGTATAGAGTTTTGATATAACCcccttttatttaaatataattttttattaaaattgtatTTATTTAGATAAGAGATGAGATAGAGAAGGAATTACTTAAGGCCAATTGAATTCGTTGTTCCATCTATTTATTTtatacataaaatataaaattttcttttaaatctGTACCTTTTAAACTTTAGTTGTTATGTATGTTATTTTACTGACTAAAGAAAGTGAGGATGAAATAATTAATGAGGTTGATGATTTGAGGAGATAGAGAAAATGAATTATCAATTGAGTGATAAAGAAGAAAAGCAGGTGGCAGCTATTTATTGGAGGCACAGGGCTGAGATAAAGAAATGGGGACAGGCGATTTGGTTTTCGTTAGAAAAGTACATTTGCCGTCGTTTTGTTTAATATAATGCAACAACAGTTTAAGGTCTTTTACCTCAAATATATTTttacatatgtatatatagtcGTATACAGTTGCATTTTAACATACTACTGCTCATAAACCATCCAAATTTGACATGGAGATGGAGAGCGAACTAAGAATGAGAATAACTAAGCCTTATCGAGCAGCCATGAAGGAAGACTGGAACTCAGTGAAAGAATTCTACAAGGAACGGAAGGAGCACTATCAAATGATAATCTTGCCTATGACAATAAGTGGGGACACTGTACTTCACATTGCAGCACACAGTGGTAACACGAAATTTGTTAAATCTCTACTTGACGACAATTTTGACCTCCCAAACATTAACCCATCTCTAGATTGGAGAAGATTTTATGCTTCTGATATATTTCCGATTCAGAACGAATATGGCAATACGGTTCTCCATGAGGCAGCCTCAGGTGGACATATCAAAATGGTTAAGGTCCTGCTGAGATATGAGGGAGGAGCAGGACTTCTAGAAGTTAAGAATGAGAGAGGAGAAACTCCTCTGTTCCGTGCTGCCGCCTTTGGTAGGACGGAAGTGGTGAGGATTTTAGCTTCGAAAGTGGAAGACATGGAAGCTCATCGCCGGAGAGCGGATAGCACCACCATTCTTCACATTGCTGTCCTAGGCAGATACTTTGGTAACATATATGCTTTCTCTTTACTACAATTGTGGTTTCTAAAAATCTACTAATGATCCAATATTTGCATTCAACTCAGAAACCGCTGTCGAATTACTACAACATGACAACTTGGCAGATTCGGTCGATGAAAATGGCATGACATGTTTTCAGCTGCTAGCTAATATGCCATCTGCTTTCAGGAGTCGATGCTCCATGGGCATCTTGACCAAGCTACTCTATTATTGTAAGGATACCTGTATTTTCTGTTTCACAAAAACTTAATCGTTTTTTCTGTTCTTCTGAAAATAAGATTCTTTCTTTCAAATGTTTCACTCGTAAAACAGGCCTTCCTGAAAAATATGAGGAAACTGTTTATGTACCGCAGAGTGCCTCAAATAAAGAGGAGGATCTGGAAATTGGCCGCAAACGTCACCAGAGAGTGAAAGCAAACCATACTATCGGTAATAGATCAGGCGACTCTTCATTCGTGCAATAAATTTGTTTAGTCAATCTCAATCAAAATTCTAAACTCGTTATCTAGTCTAATCATCAAAGCAAGAGCCAGAGTCAATTCTTATTTACATTTTGTTTTGCACTAGTGtgtattatataattttttgttatctTGCAATTAAGAGTATAAAAAACATACTGTTCTAATTAAGTACTTGAGGTTACTATTGCAGGGATCTCAAATGTGTACTATAAAATTTGGTGTTTCATAGCTCGAGGTTCGTTCATAACTTCTTTTATACAAGACagcataaataaaacacaaaccttgaaaaaaaaaagtttcataTAACATTGTGTGATTCGTactttttttgtgaaaaaaataaagtattgCCAGCCATTGGAGAACTGAGGGAGAAAAAGAAGGGTCATAGCAAAGTGGTTGAGCTTGTCGAAATTTTGGCTAAGAAGGATCTGTCGTGGATGGGTGGAAACTACGGAGGAGACCCAGATGATAAAATccatatccctgtggaagaaaAGGACGACGGTGATGTTGAAAAATATGATGAAGCAGATCATTTTTCTGGAATTCACACGGCTTCGAAGACTAGTTTTCTCTCCGATAGCCCACTTATTGCTGCAGCAAGAAATGGGATCGTAGAGATAGCAAAGGCTATCCTTGATGTGTATCCACAGGCCATTGAACATGTAAACCACAAAAGTGAGAACATATTCCACGTTGCGGTGGCATATCGCAGGGTAAATATATTGGATCTCCTACAATCCTCACATACTCCCATCTTAAGGCTAGCAAGAAAGATCACTTCAGATGGTGACAGCATTTTGCATAAAGCAGCAGCTTTAGCCGAGTATTCCTTGAGAGAGAGGCCCGGGGAAGCTCTTCTGATGCAGTCTGATATCCAATGGTTTAAGGTGCTTCATTAGCTCTTCTTATATTAGTCAGTACTTTTCTTATTCATTTCTAATATGGTCAACCTAAAATATCTTCTTATGTTATGAATGCAGCGAGTGCAGAAAATGGTGCCCTCATATTTTATCAACCACCGAAACAACGACAATTTCACTGCCCAAGTCTTGTTCAGCATTAAACACAAACACCTCGTCAAGCGCGGCCAGGAATGGCTAATGCGGACCACGCGGGCCTGCACGTTAGTCGCGGTCCTTATAGCCACCGTCGCCTTCACCTGCGCATACACCATTCCTGGAGGCTCGGATTCGGAGACGGGCCAGCCCTTGCTCCTGAAAAAGACACCTTTCATCGTGTATACGACGTCCGACACATTGTCGCTCTGCTTCGCCCTCACTTCCGTTGTCGTTTTTCTCTCCATCATGACCTCGAAGATGCAGGAGCAAGACTTTCGAAGGTCTCTGCCGATGAAGCTGGTTTTAGGCCTCACCACTCTGTTTTTCGCTGTGTCGTCAATGATGGTAGCTTTCGCTGCGACTCTCGTGCTTATGATTAGACAGAGGCTCCATTGGGCGGCCATTCCTATTTATACGATTGTTTGTCTTCCGGTTGCGATTTTCTTGGTTCTACAGTTGCCATTGTATCTTAACATTGCTTGGTTCACTGTACATGATATAGTGTACAGTTTCATTGCCTCTTTTCCTGGCTGCAGGTGTTTGAATCAGAGATCATGCACTAGAGGATCTTCTTCTGTGCGCAGTTGATACAGTGTGTTGGTTAATGGTTGGCTAATCATGCCATAACTACATCcatctttctttattttatttttacagGTTTTTGAAATGTGTTCTTTGTGTAATTcactaaaattttaatttttatttcgcgtttcatatttttgtatcaACCCACGTTTGGTTTGTTTCCAAATCTGATATAATCATGTGTGTAACATATATAACTTACGACTTCGTGTCATGAATTAATTGAATTCAATAACCACAGTTATTTGCAAGCCcgatttttatggttttattggTTTATAATTATGTTGTTTTTGTGCAGCATGTTATATATTTACCACATAAGATTACAAAATTTTCACTTCACAcacaaaaattcaaaatatgtCACGTATCCCAAAATAAAGTAATTTTCTGGGTCATGTTTTTAGAAGATACACCTTAACGAGAATTGCTAAGGGTACGGTGAGTAATGATGTGTGACCATGCTCTTGGTACAATTTAATTTTAGgtcttatttatttaaatttgttgggtgtacaaccaaagtccTACCAAAGTCCTACATTGGCTAGAAATGGGAAGGATCTTGGGTATATAAAGTTAGACACCATCTCCATTGGAATGAGGCCTTTTGGAAAGGTGCCCAAAAACAAATCCgtgagggcttaggcccaaaacggacaatatcataccaatggGGAAATAGATAGTGTCCGACGGTCCTTACAAAATTTAATAAGTATCATGAAGTATCACCAATTAATCATAAAGTGCTACTTCATGTGTTGATGAACATATGTTAAAGTGACAAATAACCATACTCTACTTTAATTTATGTTTTCGTATTAAGAAata
This genomic interval from Humulus lupulus chromosome 8, drHumLupu1.1, whole genome shotgun sequence contains the following:
- the LOC133794854 gene encoding plastid-lipid-associated protein, chloroplastic-like, whose translation is MASVSQLNQFPCKTCSVVPLRHQSKSSLPPNSIGVPSRFSEGPKLATREFGRARPVFRVWVADDDEWGPEPVVGEGSAVAVAEEEAPVEPSETAKLKQALVDSFYGTDRGLKASSETRAEIVELITQLEAQNPTPAPTEALPLLNGKWILAYTSFPGVLTLLSRGTLPLVKVEEISQTIDSENLTVQNSVQFAGPLTTTSITTNAKFEVRSPKRVQIKFEEGIIGTPQLTDSIVVPENVEFLGQKIDLTPFKGLITSVQDTASSVVKTFSNQPPLKIPISNNNAQSWLLTTYLDGELRISRGDAGSVFVLIKEGSSLLTT
- the LOC133794855 gene encoding protein ACCELERATED CELL DEATH 6-like isoform X2, which gives rise to MEMESELRMRITKPYRAAMKEDWNSVKEFYKERKEHYQMIILPMTISGDTVLHIAAHSGNTKFVKSLLDDNFDLPNINPSLDWRRFYASDIFPIQNEYGNTVLHEAASGGHIKMVKVLLRYEGGAGLLEVKNERGETPLFRAAAFGRTEVVRILASKVEDMEAHRRRADSTTILHIAVLGRYFETAVELLQHDNLADSVDENGMTCFQLLANMPSAFRSRCSMGILTKLLYYCLPEKYEETVYVPQSASNKEEDLEIGRKRHQRVKANHTIVLPAIGELREKKKGHSKVVELVEILAKKDLSWMGGNYGGDPDDKIHIPVEEKDDGDVEKYDEADHFSGIHTASKTSFLSDSPLIAAARNGIVEIAKAILDVYPQAIEHVNHKSENIFHVAVAYRRVNILDLLQSSHTPILRLARKITSDGDSILHKAAALAEYSLRERPGEALLMQSDIQWFKRVQKMVPSYFINHRNNDNFTAQVLFSIKHKHLVKRGQEWLMRTTRACTLVAVLIATVAFTCAYTIPGGSDSETGQPLLLKKTPFIVYTTSDTLSLCFALTSVVVFLSIMTSKMQEQDFRRSLPMKLVLGLTTLFFAVSSMMVAFAATLVLMIRQRLHWAAIPIYTIVCLPVAIFLVLQLPLYLNIAWFTVHDIVYSFIASFPGCRCLNQRSCTRGSSSVRS
- the LOC133794855 gene encoding uncharacterized protein LOC133794855 isoform X1 — its product is MEMESELRMRITKPYRAAMKEDWNSVKEFYKERKEHYQMIILPMTISGDTVLHIAAHSGNTKFVKSLLDDNFDLPNINPSLDWRRFYASDIFPIQNEYGNTVLHEAASGGHIKMVKVLLRYEGGAGLLEVKNERGETPLFRAAAFGRTEVVRILASKVEDMEAHRRRADSTTILHIAVLGRYFETAVELLQHDNLADSVDENGMTCFQLLANMPSAFRSRCSMGILTKLLYYCLPEKYEETVYVPQSASNKEEDLEIGRKRHQRVKANHTIGISNVYYKIWCFIARVLPAIGELREKKKGHSKVVELVEILAKKDLSWMGGNYGGDPDDKIHIPVEEKDDGDVEKYDEADHFSGIHTASKTSFLSDSPLIAAARNGIVEIAKAILDVYPQAIEHVNHKSENIFHVAVAYRRVNILDLLQSSHTPILRLARKITSDGDSILHKAAALAEYSLRERPGEALLMQSDIQWFKRVQKMVPSYFINHRNNDNFTAQVLFSIKHKHLVKRGQEWLMRTTRACTLVAVLIATVAFTCAYTIPGGSDSETGQPLLLKKTPFIVYTTSDTLSLCFALTSVVVFLSIMTSKMQEQDFRRSLPMKLVLGLTTLFFAVSSMMVAFAATLVLMIRQRLHWAAIPIYTIVCLPVAIFLVLQLPLYLNIAWFTVHDIVYSFIASFPGCRCLNQRSCTRGSSSVRS